A portion of the Equus quagga isolate Etosha38 chromosome 17, UCLA_HA_Equagga_1.0, whole genome shotgun sequence genome contains these proteins:
- the KLHL30 gene encoding kelch-like protein 30, whose protein sequence is MGSVGSLSGQPGGVIASLLPPPAHPSLLMQAEAKNTLSSPRGRPAQPSPTQPSRPVCPLPAGQSCSPACVLRTGVQGPTERIPGGHQGPSSLRVSGLQGAPATALVSMVRNVDDLDFHLPSHAQDMLDGLQRLRSQPKLADVTLLVGDQELPCHRGLLALSSPYFHAMFAGDFAESFSARVELRDVEPAMVGQLVDFVYTGRLTVTQGNVEALTRTAARLHFPAVQKVCGRYLQQQLDATNCLGICEFGEQQGLLGVAAKAWAFLRENFEAVAREDEFLQLSQDRLATCLASDLLQVQPEQSRLEALLRWVRHDPQARATHLPELLSLVHLDAVPRPCVQQLLATEPLIRESEACQAALSQGHNGALLALPQTQTLEEVLVVVGGRALEEDEEGAEEPAPHPGNFAFYNTKAKRWMALPDFPDYHKWGFSLAALNNAVYVTGGSRGTKTDTWSTTQAWCFPLTEAAWKPVAPMLKARTNHASAALNGEIYAIGGTTLDVVEVESYDPYTDTWTPVSPALKYVSNFSAAGCQGRLYLVGSSACKYNALALQCYSPVTDTWSVIASPFLPKYLSSPRCAALQGALYLVGDNTKKVYVYDPGANLWQKVQSLHSLHENGALVPLGDALYVTGGRWQGMDGDYHVEMEAYDRGRDAWVRHGALPRLWLYHGASSIFLDISKWTQPFSPAQEH, encoded by the exons ATGGGAAGTGTGGGCTCTCTGAGCGGACAGCCCGGAGGAGTCAtcgcctctctccttcccccaccggcccatccctccctcctgATGCAGGCAGAGGCTAAAAATACCCTTTCGTCCCCACGTGGtcgcccagcccagcccagcccaaccCAGCCCAGCAGGCCTGTATGCCCCTTGCCGGCTGGGCAGTCCTGTTCTCCGGCCTGCGTGCTCAGAACCGGGGTCCAGGGGCCGACAGAGAG GATCCCAGGTGGGCACCAGGGCCCTTCTTCCTTGCGAGTGAGTGGGCTACAGGGCGCCCCTGCGACTGCACTGGTATCCATGGTGCGGAACGTGGATGACCTGGACTTCCACCTGCCCTCACATGCCCAGGACATGCTGGACGGCCTGCAGCGGCTGCGCTCGCAGCCCAAGCTGGCCGACGTCACGCTGCTGGTGGGGGACCAGGAGCTGCCCTGCCACCGCGGCCTCCTGGCACTGAGCAGCCCCTACTTCCACGCCATGTTTGCTGGCGACTTTGCTGAGAGCTTCTCGGCACGTGTGGAGCTGCGGGACGTGGAGCCCGCCATGGTGGGGCAGCTGGTGGACTTTGTGTACACGGGCCGGCTGACCGTCACGCAGGGCAACGTGGAGGCCCTGACCCGCACGGCCGCGCGTCTCCACTTCCCCGCTGTGCAGAAGGTCTGCGGCCGCTACCTGCAGCAGCAGCTGGACGCCACCAACTGCCTGGGCATCTGTGAGTTTGGGGAGCAGCAGGGGTTGCTGGGCGTGGCTGCCAAGGCCTGGGCCTTCCTGCGAGAGAACTTTGAGGCTGTAGCCCGGGAGGACGAGTTCCTGCAGCTGTCCCAAGACCGGCTGGCCACCTGTCTGGCAAGCGACCTGTTGCAGGTGCAGCCAGAGCAAAGCCGGCTGGAGGCCCTGCTGCGCTGGGTGCGCCATGACCCGCAAGCCCGGGCCACCCACCTGCCAGAGCTGCTCAGCCTGGTGCACCTGGACGCCGTGCCCAGGCCCTGCGTGCAGCAGCTGCTGGCCACAGAGCCGCTGATCCGGGAGTCAGAGGCATGTCAGGCGGCCCTGTCCCAGGGCCACAACGGG GCGCTGCTGGCCCTCCCGCAGACACAGACGCTGGAggaggtgctggtggtggtgggcgGGCGGGCGctggaggaggacgaggagggcGCCGAGGAGCCGGCTCCCCACCCAGGGAACTTTGCCTTCTACAACACCAAGGCCA AGAGGTGGATGGCGCTCCCAGACTTCCCTGACTACCACAAGTGGGGCTTCTCCTTGGCAGCGCTGAACAACGCCGTCTATGTCAcag GTGGCTCTCGGGGCACCAAGACGGACACCTGGTCAACCACGCAGGCCTGGTGCTTCCCGCTGACGGAGGCAGCCTGGAAGCCCGTGGCCCCCATGCTGAAGGCCCGTACGAACCACGCCAGCGCGGCACTCAACGGGGAGATCTATGCCATTGGTG GTACCACTCTGGACGTGGTGGAGGTGGAGAGCTACGACCCCTACACGGACACCTGGACGCCCGTGAGCCCAGCCCTCAAGTATGTCAGCAATTTCTCAGCAGCCGGCTGCCAGGGCCGGCTCTACCTGGTGGGCTCCAGCGCCTGCAAGTACAACGCGCTCGCCCTCCAGTGCTACAGTCCCGTCacag ATACATGGAGCGTCATcgcctcccccttcctccccaagTACCTGTCCTCGCCGCGCTGTGCTGCCCTGCAGGGGGCGCTCTACTTGGTCGGAGACAACACCAAGAAGGTCTATGTGTACGACCCAGGGGCCAACCTGTGGCAGAAG GTGCAGTCCCTGCACAGCCTGCATGAGAACGGTGCGCTGGTGCCGCTGGGCGACGCGCTCTACGTGACCGGCGGCCGCT